The Streptococcus sp. 29896 genome includes a region encoding these proteins:
- the ftsY gene encoding signal recognition particle-docking protein FtsY, translated as MGLFDRLFGQEKQEEQVALVEEVETEQSTSSEDTVTTEVELASQEMEEFQSEVVEPELTAEQEAQKQRTLDMMAQYYAAKEAAAARVKEAQEQGFDPAIQTKVKEEPGEEVVPVEQESEQDKYQRTLKKTRTGFGARLNEFFANFRSVDEEFFEELEEMLILSDVGVQVASTLTEELRYEAKLQNAKKTDELRRVIIEKLVDIYEKDGQFSEQINFQDDLTVMLFVGVNGVGKTTSIGKLAYKYKQAGKKVMLVAADTFRAGAVAQLVEWGRRVDVPVVTGPEKSDPASVVFDGVKRAVAEGVDILMIDTAGRLQNKENLMAELEKIGRIIKRTLPDAPHETLLALDASTGQNALSQAKEFAKITPLTGLVLTKLDGTAKGGVVLAIRQELDIPVKLIGFGEKIDDIGEFKSEEFMRGLLEGLV; from the coding sequence ATGGGATTATTTGATCGATTATTTGGACAAGAAAAACAAGAGGAGCAAGTTGCTCTTGTTGAAGAAGTAGAAACGGAACAGTCGACTTCAAGCGAAGATACTGTAACTACTGAAGTTGAGTTAGCTAGTCAAGAAATGGAAGAGTTCCAGTCTGAAGTAGTAGAGCCTGAATTGACTGCCGAGCAAGAAGCTCAGAAACAACGGACATTAGACATGATGGCTCAATATTATGCAGCTAAAGAAGCCGCTGCGGCTCGAGTGAAGGAAGCGCAGGAACAAGGCTTTGACCCTGCTATTCAAACCAAGGTCAAGGAAGAGCCTGGTGAGGAAGTTGTTCCAGTAGAGCAAGAAAGTGAGCAGGACAAGTACCAGCGGACCTTGAAAAAGACCCGTACAGGCTTTGGGGCAAGGCTCAATGAATTCTTTGCCAATTTCCGTTCGGTTGATGAAGAATTTTTCGAAGAGTTGGAAGAAATGCTAATTTTATCAGACGTAGGTGTGCAAGTTGCTTCTACTCTAACAGAGGAGCTCCGCTATGAAGCCAAGCTCCAAAATGCCAAGAAGACAGATGAACTCCGTCGGGTCATCATCGAAAAATTGGTGGATATTTACGAAAAAGATGGTCAATTCAGTGAGCAAATCAATTTCCAAGATGATTTGACAGTCATGCTCTTTGTCGGTGTCAACGGTGTTGGGAAGACGACATCTATCGGTAAGTTGGCCTACAAGTACAAGCAGGCTGGCAAGAAGGTCATGCTGGTTGCGGCGGATACCTTCCGTGCAGGTGCGGTGGCCCAACTGGTCGAGTGGGGTCGCCGTGTCGATGTGCCTGTGGTCACGGGTCCTGAAAAGTCAGACCCAGCCAGTGTGGTCTTTGACGGGGTAAAACGTGCCGTGGCAGAAGGTGTGGATATTCTCATGATTGACACAGCAGGTCGTTTGCAAAATAAAGAAAACCTCATGGCAGAGCTGGAAAAAATCGGTCGCATCATCAAACGGACCCTGCCTGATGCACCGCATGAAACCCTCTTAGCATTGGATGCCTCCACAGGTCAAAACGCCCTTAGTCAAGCCAAGGAATTTGCAAAAATTACCCCGTTGACAGGTCTTGTCTTGACCAAGCTAGATGGTACTGCAAAAGGTGGTGTTGTCCTTGCTATCCGTCAGGAATTAGATATTCCAGTCAAGCTGATTGGTTTCGGTGAGAAAATCGATGACATCGGAGAATTCAAATCCGAAGAGTTCATGCGTGGGCTCTTGGAGGGATTGGTATAG
- a CDS encoding TetR/AcrR family transcriptional regulator produces MSASHYIQEALLQLIQQKEYEKITITDIAKRAGVTRISFYRNFDSKDAILELALKSAFQAYQAEHGTDLSFPALFAFFQQNKSLIDCLYKSEKEIFIAQLLTDKQSLSTLPTEVAYSYAFVGYSILGACTAWYQRGMVDTAEEITRIMDQQKSS; encoded by the coding sequence ATGTCAGCCAGTCACTATATTCAAGAAGCCTTACTGCAACTCATTCAACAAAAGGAGTATGAAAAAATCACCATAACTGACATTGCAAAACGGGCTGGTGTAACTCGAATTAGCTTCTATCGAAATTTTGACAGCAAGGATGCTATATTGGAGCTAGCCTTGAAATCTGCATTCCAAGCCTATCAAGCAGAGCATGGAACCGACCTATCTTTCCCGGCACTGTTTGCCTTTTTTCAGCAGAACAAGAGCCTGATTGACTGCCTCTACAAGAGCGAAAAGGAAATTTTTATCGCCCAGCTTCTGACAGACAAGCAAAGCCTTTCTACATTACCGACTGAGGTTGCCTATTCCTATGCCTTTGTCGGCTATTCCATTCTAGGAGCCTGCACTGCTTGGTACCAACGGGGCATGGTGGACACTGCAGAAGAAATTACAAGAATTATGGACCAGCAAAAAAGTAGCTAA